The uncultured Roseibium sp. DNA segment TTGACCACCTCGCCCTTTTTCTCCAGCGGCAACTGCCGCCTGTGGTCGGTCAGCGGGTGGATCACCACAGTGGTGTCCTGACGCGCTTCCACCACCTCGTCGAGATAGCAGATGGCGCCGATGCGGGCGGCAATGGTGAGCGGGCCGTCCTGCCATTTCGTACCGTTGATATCGAGCAGGAACCGGCCGATCAGATCGGAGGCGGTCATGTCCTCGTTGCAGGCGACCGTGATCAGCGGCTTGTTCAGCTTCCAGGCCATGAACTCGACAAAGCGCGACTTGCCGCAGCCGGTCGGCCCCTTCAGCATGACCGGCATGCGCACGTCATAGGCGGCGGAAAACTGTTCGATCTCGTTTCCGACCGGCCGGTAATAAGGCTCCGCCTCGATACGGAACTGCTTGGGATCGATGTCGCTCATGGTCAACTCACTCTGGCGGTCAGCAAATTGTTCGGAGTGTTGGGGCAGCGCGCGGCACTGCCCCCGCCCTGGCTCAGGCCTTTATTTCGGCGCGGTGCACGACCATGGACGTGCCCTGGGTCTGCTTGAAGTTGTCGTAGCCGACCAGGCGGACATGGTTGTCCGGGTTGGCCGTCTTGCAGAGCTCGACTTCCTGGAAGATGGCGTCGACGTCGGTTTCGCCGAACATGGGAAGCTTCCACATGTACCAGTAGTTGGAGGAAGCGTTCTCCGGCTCGGTATGCTCGATCGCCGGGTTCCAGCCCTTGGCCACGATATACTCCACCTGCTTGCGCAGCTCTTCCGGCGTCAGCGGCGGCAGGTAGGAGAAAGTGCCCATCTTGCGGCTGTTGGGGTCCGACAGTCTCGAGCTGTAGTCGTGTACGTCACTCATGGTCTTGTTCCCTAATTTTCGGGATTGAATTTGGTCCTGGTCATCGTGTTCGCTGTCGGATCAGCGGTGGGCGACATCCAGTTTGTCGACGGTGTCGAACTCGAACTTGATCTCTTTCCATGTCTCCATGGCGATCTTCAGTTCGGGGCTGTGCTGGGCGGCGGCGGTCAGGATGTCCTTGCCTTCCTTCTCCAGCTCACGGCCTTCGTTGCGCGCCTTGACGCAGGCCTCGACCGCGACGCGGTTGGCGGCCGCACCGGCTGCGTTGCCCCACGGGTGACCGAGGGTTCCGCCGCCGAACTGCAGGCAGGCATCGTCGCCGAAGATGGCGACCAGTGCCGGCATGTGCCAGACGTGGATACCGCCGGAAGCCACCGGCAGAACACCCGGCATCTGGCCCCAGTCCTGGTCGAAGAAGATGCCGCGGGAGCGGTCTTCGGCGACGAACTTGTCGCGCATCAGGTCGATCCAGCCGAGCGTTGCCGCGCGGTCGCCCTCAAGCTTGCCGACGACCGTGCCCGAGTGCAGGTGGTCGCCGCCGAGCAGACGGAGCATCTTTGCAAGGACGCGGAAGTTGATGCCGTGCTTGGGATGGCGGTCGATCACGCCGTGCATGGCGCGGTGGACGTGAAGCAGCATGCCGTTGTCCCGGCACCAGCGCGACAGGCTCGCCTGAGCGGCCCAGCCCAGCGTCAGGTAATCCGACATGATGATCGGCGTCCCGATTTCCTTGGCGAACTCCGCGCGCTTGTACATCTCCTCGATGTTGGGCGCGGTGACATTGAGGTAATGGCCCTTGCGCTCGCCGGTCTCGGCCTCGGCCTTTTCGATGGCTTCCTGACAGAACTCGAAGCGGTCGCGCCAGCGCATGAAGGGCTGCGAGTTGACGTTCTCGTCGTCCTTGGTGAAATCGAGACCGCCGCGCAACGCCTCGTAAACCGCACGGCCGTAGTTCTTGGCCGACAGGCCCAGCTTCGGCTTGATCGTGCAGCCGAGGAACGGACGGCCGTATTTGTCGAGCTTGTCGCGTTCGACCTGGATGCCGTGGGGCGGGCCGTCGCAGGTCGCCACGAACCACAGCGGGAAGCGGATATCCTCCAGACGCAGGGCGCGGACGGCCTTGAAGCCGAACACGTTGCCGACCAGCGAGGTGAAGACGTTGACGACCGAGCCTTCCTCGAACAGGCCCATCGGGTAGGCGATGAAGGCGTAGTAGCTCTCGTCGTCGCCGGGCACGTCCTCAATGGCGTAGGCGCGGCCCTTGTAATATTCCAGATCGGTCAAGAGATCGGTCCAGACGGTCGTCCAGGTGCCGGTGGAAGATTCAGCGGCAACAGCGGCGGCGGCTTCTTCGCGCGGCACACCCGCCTGCGGCGTGATCTTGAAGCAGGCGAGGATTTCGCTGTCCTTGGGCGTGTAGTTCGGCTCCCAATAGGTTTCGCGGTATTCCTTCACGCCTGCAGAGTATTTTCCGGACGGTTGCGGAGCGTTCATGGTTCAATTCCCGTGGTTGTTCATATTTTCTGAATAGGCCTGCTTTTCCGAACTGGTCAGGCGGCCCGGGAAGTTGCGATCTGCGGATCGAGCGCGCCGCTTGCATAGCGTTTGGCCATCTCGTCCAGCGAAAGTGGTTTGATCTTTGCGGCATTGCCGGCGGTGCCGAAACGCTCGAAGCGGTCGCGGCAGAGGGCTTCCAGTTCATCCATCGCCGGGATGAGGAACTTGCGCGGATCGAATTCGGCCTTCTTTTCCTCGGCCACCTTGCGGAACTGGCCGGTCATGGCCATGCGGCAGTCGGTGTCGATATTGACCTTGCGCACGCCCATCCTGATGCCGCGCTCGATCTCCTCGACCGGCACGCCGTAGGTCTGGGGCATGTCGCCACCGTTGGAATTGATCAG contains these protein-coding regions:
- a CDS encoding CbbQ/NirQ/NorQ/GpvN family protein, which produces MSDIDPKQFRIEAEPYYRPVGNEIEQFSAAYDVRMPVMLKGPTGCGKSRFVEFMAWKLNKPLITVACNEDMTASDLIGRFLLDINGTKWQDGPLTIAARIGAICYLDEVVEARQDTTVVIHPLTDHRRQLPLEKKGEVVNAHPDFQVVISYNPGYQSMMKDLKQSTKQRFGAMSFDYPVSDVEVEIVAHEAGIDRAVAERLVQVAERSRNLKGHGLDEGMSTRLLVYAGQLIGKGIPAQAACQMALVEPLTDDLDMRDTLQAAVSTFFPKISSSEDQAA
- a CDS encoding ribulose bisphosphate carboxylase small subunit — translated: MSDVHDYSSRLSDPNSRKMGTFSYLPPLTPEELRKQVEYIVAKGWNPAIEHTEPENASSNYWYMWKLPMFGETDVDAIFQEVELCKTANPDNHVRLVGYDNFKQTQGTSMVVHRAEIKA
- a CDS encoding form I ribulose bisphosphate carboxylase large subunit, coding for MNAPQPSGKYSAGVKEYRETYWEPNYTPKDSEILACFKITPQAGVPREEAAAAVAAESSTGTWTTVWTDLLTDLEYYKGRAYAIEDVPGDDESYYAFIAYPMGLFEEGSVVNVFTSLVGNVFGFKAVRALRLEDIRFPLWFVATCDGPPHGIQVERDKLDKYGRPFLGCTIKPKLGLSAKNYGRAVYEALRGGLDFTKDDENVNSQPFMRWRDRFEFCQEAIEKAEAETGERKGHYLNVTAPNIEEMYKRAEFAKEIGTPIIMSDYLTLGWAAQASLSRWCRDNGMLLHVHRAMHGVIDRHPKHGINFRVLAKMLRLLGGDHLHSGTVVGKLEGDRAATLGWIDLMRDKFVAEDRSRGIFFDQDWGQMPGVLPVASGGIHVWHMPALVAIFGDDACLQFGGGTLGHPWGNAAGAAANRVAVEACVKARNEGRELEKEGKDILTAAAQHSPELKIAMETWKEIKFEFDTVDKLDVAHR